The nucleotide window CACTGGTCAGTAACACTGTTTTATACTGCACCGTACGCACATTTAAATAGGAAGTAGATTCCCGCAACATATTAAGTGGTTTAACAAGCATCTGATATTTGACAAATTTCATGTAAAAGAATGGATTTTAGTATAATGTACTGTGgtaagaaggagaagagagtcAGAAAGACAAACCATCTGGCATATGCTATCCGATAGTTGAAGAGCTTCATCCCACCTATTAATTTTAATAAGCCCTTTGATGAGGTGGAAAAATGTACTCAGCTCTGGATAACCACCCAGCCTTATCATTTCTGCAAACATCTGCAGTGCCTTATCAGCCTTATTTGCATGTGATAGGTTCTCGATCAGTAAAGTATACATATCCTTGTTCACAGATGTAAAAggagtagatgaagaaatcTCTTCATGCAGCTCCAGAGCCACTTCCAGTCTTCCAGCCTTTACAAAATTATCAACCAAAACTCTGTATATGTGAACGATTGGCAATGAGTCGCACTCACTTATCTCATTTAAAAGCCCAAGTGAGGCTATGAATTCTCGGTTGTAACCTTCAATAACTTTACGGTAGCCTGCCAAATGCTTTGGCCAATATGTTTGTTTCATTTCATCCAAAAGTTTATGAGCTTCATCCAAAAGACCAATTGCACAGCAATGGTTTATCAAAACCTTGTAGGTGATAAAATTGGGAGCACAACCCTTGGAGCTCATTGCTTTAAAGAGCTCAAGACATTTGTCAATTTTGCCTGCTTTCCCAAGGCCATCTATCATCGCAGTGTAAGTCACAACATTTGGATTACATCCTTTTTCTTCCATCATTAGCATAAGCTTATAAGCTTCATCTGTCTTTCCAACCTTACAAAGGCCATCGACCATCTCTGTATAGATAACAACATTTGGTGAACAAGAGTTTTCTAACATTTTAGACAGGACTTTTAAAACAAGATCCAGTCTTTTATCCTTGAACAACCTGTCAATCAAAGAGCTGTACGTATACACATTTGGACTATACCCATGCTCTGACATTTTAGCAAACACCTTTTGTGCTTCATCGAGCTTCCCAGACTTGCAAAATCCATCTATAAGAGCATCATAAACAATGTGGTTAGGTTCACAACCTTCTACCAACATAGCATCCAATAAGTCACCGGCCTCTCTGACCTTGTGGGCTTTACATAAACCATCCACCAACGCTCCATAAGTATGAACATTAGGTTCTTTCAAACTCTGATCATCAATTTTGAAATACATATCAACATCAGGGACTTCCACATTACCTCTCATTCTTGCATAAATCAGGCAAGCCTTTTCAGTCTCTCCAGCTTTACAATGGCCATCGATCAAAGCACTATAAGTAATAGCATTAGGAATGCAACCTTGAGTCAACATCATCTCAAAGAGTTGATTTGCATCAGGCACCTTCCTTGCTTTAAGGTATGCATGTATAAGAGCAGTATAAGTTACCACGTTTGGTGCACAACCATTTCCTACCATTTCATTAAACCAGTTCCGAGCCTGTTCAATAAGGCCAGCCTTAGAAAAACTATCAATTAAGATGGTATAGGTGTAGACATCAGGAACAACACCGTTTTGCTTCATTTCTTCAAACAACAATAATGCTTGTTCTACCTTGGAGGCATTGCACAAAAAGCCAATAACTTTAGAGTATGTACTAGTGTCAGGAACAAAACCCTTGCTCATCATTTCATTGATGACCTTGTAGGCTTTGTCAAATTTTCCATGGCCACAAAGACATCGCACAAAATTGCTTACATTTACCTTATTTAAAACAACCCCTGCATTAAGCATCTCACCATAAGCTTTTTCAGCCATGTCTAGCATATCTAAGGTAGGTAATTCTTCGTGTCCACAGATACTACCAATCAAGATATTGTAAACCACATAGCCTGGCCAGCACCCACACCTGACCATTTTCTTTAGCAACTTATAAGCATAAGAGTAATCTCCTGATCTGCAATAAGCATGAACAAGAGAATTAAATATCCCAGGGCTAGGATAACAACCTTCCGTGATCATCATACTAAGAATTCTCTTGCACCTGCCAAGCTGTTTTTTCTTCAAACATCCACAAAGCAAAATCCTATAGGTTACAACATTAGGAATGCAAGAATTACAGCGCATTCTGCTCAACAAATCCATAGCTTCCTCAAAAAGTGAAGCCTCACACAACCCAGAAATCATCTTGGTATAAAGAACAGTATCGGGAACAAACTCTTCCTTCTCAATCAATGCAAGTCCCTCCTTCCACCTCCCAGCTTTACACAGGGCATGACCAAAACAACCTAGCGTATACTCATCCATCTTAAACCCCAACTCCAACATCTCCCCATGAACCAAGTGCGCTGTGTCCAGCCTATCAGCTCTCAAAAACACTTGAACCAATGCATTGTAAGTTGCTTGACTCGGCCTGTACCCGAAATCCTTAAGCCTCCCAAGCTCTTCCAAAGCTACATTCCACAAACCATTTCGGCAACACTTGCGAATCAACACATTAAGCAACTTCCCAAGCACCTCTCTATCATCACCCATAATTTCTCGCAAAAAATGCTCCGGTACTCTGTCGCTACTACCACACTCCAGTAACTCCAACAATGCATTATATACAGAAGCAGTATGACTATACCCAATTTGCCTACCTGCCCAAATGAAAAACTTGACACCCAACTCAGGACTCTTTACAAGACTCAACACCTGCACCACCAAAGTTTCATTCAGATTATCCCTAAACCTCCTAAGAAACTTGTGGGTTTCATCCCCAAATGAATCAGAACTATTCCTAATGGCATTAGAAATCAAAACGGCGTCGTTAGAACACTTATCGGGGTCAAGTTTCGGCGAGTGGCGCAAAAAGGCGAAGTCTTGTGCGGAAAGAGAGTGGGTCTCCGGCGTAGAGAAGTCCTGGGGATCGAGGAGGCCGTCGAGATTGTCCGGCGGAGAGGTGCAGAGGAATCTGGAGAAGAGACATTGTGGGTATGATTTGAGTGAAGAAACGAAGGATTGGGATGAGTTTCtagagaaaaggggagaagaAG belongs to Rosa chinensis cultivar Old Blush chromosome 4, RchiOBHm-V2, whole genome shotgun sequence and includes:
- the LOC112195756 gene encoding pentatricopeptide repeat-containing protein At1g06710, mitochondrial; this encodes MSRRHFSSILFNSISSSPLFSRNSSQSFVSSLKSYPQCLFSRFLCTSPPDNLDGLLDPQDFSTPETHSLSAQDFAFLRHSPKLDPDKCSNDAVLISNAIRNSSDSFGDETHKFLRRFRDNLNETLVVQVLSLVKSPELGVKFFIWAGRQIGYSHTASVYNALLELLECGSSDRVPEHFLREIMGDDREVLGKLLNVLIRKCCRNGLWNVALEELGRLKDFGYRPSQATYNALVQVFLRADRLDTAHLVHGEMLELGFKMDEYTLGCFGHALCKAGRWKEGLALIEKEEFVPDTVLYTKMISGLCEASLFEEAMDLLSRMRCNSCIPNVVTYRILLCGCLKKKQLGRCKRILSMMITEGCYPSPGIFNSLVHAYCRSGDYSYAYKLLKKMVRCGCWPGYVVYNILIGSICGHEELPTLDMLDMAEKAYGEMLNAGVVLNKVNVSNFVRCLCGHGKFDKAYKVINEMMSKGFVPDTSTYSKVIGFLCNASKVEQALLLFEEMKQNGVVPDVYTYTILIDSFSKAGLIEQARNWFNEMVGNGCAPNVVTYTALIHAYLKARKVPDANQLFEMMLTQGCIPNAITYSALIDGHCKAGETEKACLIYARMRGNVEVPDVDMYFKIDDQSLKEPNVHTYGALVDGLCKAHKVREAGDLLDAMLVEGCEPNHIVYDALIDGFCKSGKLDEAQKVFAKMSEHGYSPNVYTYSSLIDRLFKDKRLDLVLKVLSKMLENSCSPNVVIYTEMVDGLCKVGKTDEAYKLMLMMEEKGCNPNVVTYTAMIDGLGKAGKIDKCLELFKAMSSKGCAPNFITYKVLINHCCAIGLLDEAHKLLDEMKQTYWPKHLAGYRKVIEGYNREFIASLGLLNEISECDSLPIVHIYRVLVDNFVKAGRLEVALELHEEISSSTPFTSVNKDMYTLLIENLSHANKADKALQMFAEMIRLGGYPELSTFFHLIKGLIKINRWDEALQLSDSICQMDIQWASA